ctttttttctctttagctGTAGATTTTATCATCATATTTTTGTACTTTGATGCATGATGAAATTATGAACGTTAACTTTCAAGATGTGATAGTGTGTTGTCTGGAACATGTCCAATTTAACTTGATTGAGGTGcgtgtgctgtggtagttaacTCTTTCATgaccaaccttttttttttaatcgtcttTGGATATatgaacacacaaaaatacttCTATTTTTCCAGTGATCAGCAGTTTTAACGTATAAACATTGTTATACGTCTTTAGTAGTGAATAAGTTAAATATTTATATCTATAGGGGAAGAAATAAAAGTGACATTAACAGGAATCCATTCTGATTCAGCTAGTTATGATTTTAAGTGATTCAATATCAACAGTGTTGTCCATTAAAACAACAGTGTTTccagaagtttaaaaaataactttattttcaaatcaatttaaaCAGAATGCATTACATCAAAAGGGTCATCCATTGATTATAAAAAGTAAATGTTGAAAGCAGAAATGAAACAATACGCTCATCTATTTGGTTTCTTTGGCTTTGTTTAAAGAAACCACAGTGGAATTGCGATAAACGTTTGCAGCTGTTAACATGGCCAGAGTTTCCTTGAATGCATCATTTGTAGAACAACAGCCTTTAATTGAACCCAATTCAGCTGTCgtttaacatttttctcaaTGAAACCTGCAAAATACAAACGTTAACAGATAAGATGTTTTAATGGAAATGAAGCACATCTGGATTTCGATGCGATGATTTATGTGCACGTGCTTGCTTTGGTCCCCATTTTGGTCTGCAAATACAGACAGGTCACATTTGAACAGTTTCTCCGTTTTTCACTTAGCAGAGAGAGcttaaaaagcttttttttgtttctttttttgttggtctattcatttgttgttgatgatcTGTCTCGGTCTCCCGTAACCCGTCATGCCAGCCTGGGACGCCAACTTATTTGTACCcatttgcaggccgatgacgtTCTTGCCTTCGCTCAATTGCTCTTCAGAAAAATCTCGCCTATTCTCTTGAGCTTTCCTGTAGACAAACGACAAAAGTCagaacaccttttttttttgaaagaaaggGGAAGAAAAACCCTTACTTATGGAACCAGCTGGGGTCTCCTTTGTAATTCCCATCATCCTTTGTGACAGCCAAACTACCCAAAGCCGCCAAGGTCCTTTGGACAGCTGCCATATCCTTGCCTGGAGATGAATCATCAAATCAATAAGACTCAAAGTCTTGCACATGAGATAAAATAATCTTACTTTCGTAGAGGTCAACTGTCTGGAAGATGTCCGTTTTGGTGACTCCGTATTTCTCGGCCGCAGTGAGGAACAGTGAGATTTGCTCCATCTGAACGAAGGCCATTCCGGAGCCCCTGACGTTCTTGATGAGCTTGTTGGGGGCACTCAGGCTGTTGATGAGCTCGCTCAGCACCTACAGCAATTTTGGCCCACTTCAATTACTGCCACAATTGCTAAAAAGTTCACTTCATGACTTCTTTTATTGaattaagtaccgtattttctgcactataagtcAAACTGGGCCTGTGACTaaatactccagtgcaactacTCACCTTTTCTTCACTTTACTCTTGATACTTGAACATGTTTATCCTTGcttcttttaatcaaatttgtaaaaatgccctcccaaaattccacttttttggcatttttttgtcctcATTGGCTAGTGTGATTTTTAGTGGAAAGaatacagtagtagtagttgcattTTATTGCCCATGTCTGATTCCCTGACTTGTTTGCCCAAAGAAAGAGCAACAAAAGTTCCACTTGACCAAATAGTAATGCAGAGCATTGACCAATCAACTTACACATCCATTCTTCAACCACTCTTGGAAGCCGCCTCTGCCCGACTCCGGCCGGTTCACACTGGGTCCACACTGGGCCATGATCCACTCCACCAGTATTTCCTCCAATTCCGGATCATATTTCTTATCAATCTTATTCTGCACTTCGCGGGTGAGACCATACGACGGGCCCCTGTTTGCCATGTTGTCCTGTGAGAAGGGAAAATTgggtttttagaaaaaaactggACACTTTAACCAGCGGTGGTTTCTgtggaaacaagaagcacctgactgcaatccactgattgcacttctaagattccagatttgtggaaatgtttcctctttagaaATCCCACCCACTGCaggcggccctttgtggaatagtttcccCACCCCCGAAATAAGccaaacagaaaatgaatgaaacgtctcattgactgcgatagatgtccctctttaaaaaaatacacttaataGTCAATattctcaatttaaaaaatgctttagtttgtatttaaaaaagaaaatatgtgtagatatatttatttgaattagCACAAGATGGAGCTCtctttaaaaatacacttaatagtaaatattcacaatttaaaaaaatgttttattatatatttaaaaagaaaatatgtgtAGATATACATATTCATTTGAATTAGCACAAGATGGagccctctttaaaaaaatacacttaatagtaaatattcacaatttaaaaaatgttttattttatatttaaaaaagaaaatatgtgtagatatattcatttgaattagCACAAGATGGAGCCCTCAAAAATGCACTTAATAGTAACTAttctcaattttaaaaaaatcggtcatacttaaaaaaatgtgtagatatatattttttaaatagttttttttccttttgcccccccccaaaaattaaaagggGGGTACATATTCTCCAACTTCTGTATTCCTGGATGAAAGTGAATCATCATCATTGTGATGAATCAGAATTAGAGAATACTAAAAGAACAACTGCATTAAACCAAAAGTAGAAATAATGTGTTTGAcggagcaaaaaaaacaagtagcaGATGAGCTAGCTTCAGCAGCAGCCTGGTTTTCTCGGAATCACGGCTGACTTGACCCCCTATTAATGCCATCTGAGTTTCCTGTTGCCTTCCACAGACGAGTCATCCTTCCTGCATCCTGTTTGCTCATTCAGctctcccttccttccttccttcctccctccctaaCAAAGAGCGTTATGTGTATATACAAGAATCTAAACAAAACAACCCTTATAGCAAACAGGGAAGGCAGCCGTAAACCTTGAAATCATTGTGTGACGTGCTGCATATTTGACTCAAGTGGGCGCCATATGGAAATGTTTGGGCACGGTCGTGATCACTTCCCCTTTTTCTTGCCTGGAATGTACACCTACTGCAAATATCAGAAATGTAGTACTTTATAGTTAGGAGGGAGATGACGTAAGTTAGAGTCGCAGCACCTTTTGTCGAATGGGGCCTGAAAAGGCACACCTATTTACCTCAAATTCTCAGCCTTTGCAAAACAGAAGCGTGTCTTATGCAAGGCAAACTGGCATTTCCACAAATGATGATACGGATGAGAAATCGTGTTTACCATACCAGCTCGTGGCGGTTATACGGGCGGTGGGAGCGAACGCCTGCTTGGCTAAGTGATTCCAAACCAGCTCGCTTGATCAAAAACAGCTGCTTGGACACTATCTGGCTCAATCTCAAGATCTGGGCTGTCAGGCATATCCAATCTTGTACAGACTCTCAGACTGACTTTTTCTCGGAAAATTATGTACGCTTTAACCCGAGTTGTGCCCTTTGAGCTCTGAAGCAGCACATGTGAGCACAAAATTGATTGGAGATCATGAGGTTGTCTTCCAGAATGACCAATCACACAAAGATTTTTCGGACATTGGGATGTCACGTTATTCTATTCCATGAGAAGTGAAGTAATAGGCGCTAATGATCAAAGTTTGTGGAATTCCACTTGGTACCTGTCAGTTTTCACCCGCACAAAAGCGTCTTTCTTCTTTTCTGCCCCGCTATATTACTCAAGTTGACCTTTCTTGTTgccgactttttttttcacacattttGCAACTTCCCCATAGTTGCGTCAGGTCGAGTTCCGGCACGCAAAACTTGTACCGCATTTTTGACGCAATTCGTGACCTTTTGGACCCTCACAGAATTGAATGAAACTTATCTTATGTCGACCCAGACTGCAACTGGAATGTCTCCTTACTTTGAATGAATGTCTACTTTTCTCTCCGTTGAAAAGAAGAAACAATCAGCTTTCACAACACGGCCATTTCACCCTAGAATGGAACTTTACCCCATTGGGTTTTGTTCTGGGGGAGCCAGAAAGGAAGATAGCTTTTCTAGCTTTTACTCTTAAGTCAGTCCTTAGCCTGTTATGGAATTGAAAGAGTCAAAAAGAATCTTGACTTACTTTGTTTTGTGGTGTTCAGCTAAGCGATTGCCCACTGGTCCGGTCTCGTCTTGGCCCGATCTCCTCCCCCTTCTTATCTAATCCTTTTCGGCGCGGTCGGTACACCGTGCGCTTTGCGGGTTGCCAAGGTAAATACTGCAAACACCCTGCTCCGAGATATATGACTTCACCACACATTCACTAGAAAAAGAGGGAGTCGGAGAAAGAGCCACGCCCTCCCGTCCTCCGATTTCACCGACCGACCCGCCCCTTTGCCTTTTCTCCCATTCTTTGCTCCATTGCAATTCCTTATTTAGGAGAAGAAGGCAAGGAAAAGGAGGTCACGTGACAGGGGGAGTTTCGTGTGGTCGCCCAGAAGCATTTTCCAAATAGCCcaatctcccccccccccccagtgcCCCCGCCCCAGCGTACTGCGGAATCAGGTGGGATTAGCGAGGCAGGAGCGAGGAATGCTGCCGTTTGTTTGAACGCTTTCGGCGCCGTCGACGGGGGACGGACGTCCGGTCAATGAGTTCGTCTGGCGTGAAAAGAACGGGTCGCGACTTGCGCCGGGCTTGTTCTTGTTCAGATTTGGTTTCCACGGTGACGAGGGAGGACACTCCCCGTGACAAACATGCTTAGAGACCGGAGCAAGTTGGCGCACGGTAACCAACGATGACATCACACGTGTGGAGTCATGGGCTCAAAGGTCACGGAGAAGCCTTTGAGAACACGCCAAGACTGTTTGACCTTTTGCTACAGAATTTCCTCAAATGGATTAGCACATCGGTCTCGCAGTtccggggtcgagggttcgttCCCAGGtcgctcctcactgtgtggagtttgcctgttctccctgggcttgcgtgggttttctccgggtactccggtttccgcccctgtccctaaaaaacgcatgctaggctagctggttaacactctaaatggcctaaccctagctatgattgttttccctttgtctccttctgccctgcaattggctggcacccaattcagggtgtcatttagttggctgagataggctccagcacccccgcccccgaccctggtgaggataagaaaaggaatgaatgggtGGATTTGCTCCACTGAGCAAACCAGTTTCTCCTTTTTTGGTAAACTGTGCCAACAAATACAAGCTTATTGAAAGGAATGTCAAGAAACCTGCTGACTGGCACAAAAGAGTCAGAGGTGTTCATcccggaaaaaaatgaattccacCCTCATTTCGAGGCGCATAtgcatcatcaataatacaatgCAGTTTTGATTGACAGATTATGGAATCGCTGACTGTGCCTTGAAAGGCGGACAATATTATCCCGGAAAAAGCCAAATTTCCAACACTGCGCTTGTATTGATCTTTTATCTGCTATTCTGTCAAATGATATTTTGAGGAGTTTTTCTCCTCAGGCTTTCTCCAAacagagtttttaaaaaaaatgcaggtcaAGTCAACTGTTTTGCTTCCCCGTTGGAGGCCCCCGATTCCATTTTGCTGTAATTGCTTCTGCACATGTAATACATTTCACCTTGCAGCGTTTTCATACCTTTTTTTCACGTTACGATCTCGATCTCTGCAAGCCAAAGAGCTACATACAGTCCGAGTTGGATCCCTTTTATCTTCACATTTCACGCTCGCAGCCTTCCCACCATTATTTGCGGCGCGCGCAGCCAGAGGTGTGCCTATAATGAGGCGCGGCGCGGGTATGAATAATAAAAGTCGACATTAATAAGACCACGGCTAACGAGGGATACCGCGGAACCGACTCACAGTTGGACACCGCAGCAAAGATTTCCATTCTCATCTATTCCTAACCTTCTTTCACACTTGCTGGGATGCTCTATAATTATAACTGTGATAGTTTGAGCGAGAATGCAGCTTCCAGCCACGAGACAAAAATGTCTCCACGGGGTGCAATCCCCCTTTCCTTTTCATGTCCCTCCCTTACCTGGCTTTGCAGCAAAGCTTTCGTTTGCCAtttcttctttcttctttctcttCATCTCGACGTGTTGTAGTCATCTCAATCCTTTTGGGGGCGCTGTCTTTCATCCCCCGCAGCTTGCTACCGGCCGTCTAAACGGTGACCCCTTAAGTGTCCGTATAAATCTTGCGGTCGCCATCACCCCCACTCTCGTGAGGCTGGCTATAGGCTGCGGTGCAATGGACACGTTCAAGGTTGATTTCATGCCGTCACTTACAGCTGGAAAGCTTTTACGCCAGATTTGTTTTTACGGAACAAAAGTCTATAGATAATAATGTACGTTCTCTATTACTAGGACTGATCGAGAACTAATCAATTattgaatgagtcaaatggCCCAAATCCTCCTCCTTAAGCCTTGaaataatcaatattttcttattttttatatatatatttttatctgGGTGTTCTGCTGTAATAAATCCAAAGGATAGACTTGCTGTAGAAATCTGCTTTTGCGTTTTTAAAACAAGATTACATAGCTGTATAATATTTACGGTCCAGTATAATATCATATTTTGCACTTAACCTATATATACGTCAATTTTTCAACTCCTggcaaaaataatcaacaatgAATCCGCTATGAAAATAATGTTCGAAGGCACTAATTGACTAAAATTAGATTATGCTTCCTCTTAAGGCACGTTTATTGATCTGGCCCAGAGATTGAACGACTGTGACATTTGGATGACGGCTGCGTACGATGCATTAGAGAACCTGTTTTTTTAACGGCGAACAACAAAGGCCAGTGGGCGTGACAAAAGCCCAAGACGGCGGCCACGTGGCCAACAGATTCGTTGCGCCGCGGAGGCTAATTTCGGAGGATTAGTTGCTCTTAAAGCCAATCCTCGGAGATATGTGGGTGCAGCGGTGTGATCATTTATGTCCGTCACTTCAGTCCTGAAAGATATTTTTATTCCTCCACTATGCGGGTAAAATTGTCATTTAGGATGCACAGCAGGGTGTGCCAACCTTTTTCTCCGAGGGCCGCTTTCGGAAAAATCAAAGTATGCGATGCTTCATGCGGTGAAAGAGGGGATCAAAGTcaggccaaaaataaataaataaatcaggttttgaaaaaatatatacatatttttcaatgaataattcatttgctgccattaacggtgatagacatccagtccaatttgctatatatatatatatatatatatatatatatatatatatatatatatatatatatatatatatatatatattctcatcATTTGCTGGGGCAAAGGCGAGCAAATGATCAATAGTGTAGCGATACTCATTCAAATAAGGCAATGTTGCAAAATTGTCATTGTTTTGACGGCAGTTCAGTACTTGTTTGAGATGCTTTTATGGATAAGAGGCTCCTCTTATGTGGAGTACAACTCACTTAATTCACGCCAACGTATCCAGATAGCGCAAAATATATCTTGTGTCCTGTgatctatttttgttgttgtgagcGCACAACAATAAATTGACCTGTAATCTGTATATATAGCCATtggaatggggaaaaaaaataggttcAAGGAAAAACTAGatgtatattttcatatttgtgCACACCCATGTTGATTGGTTGGTTGTTTGGTTTTGATCTGTgtgaaatatgtaaaaaaaaagtgggatgACTTTTGGCTGGTTTGGACCCACCTGatgtcagctaggataggctccggcaccccgtgACGCTGATGAGGATATGTTGTGTTGAGATTGAATGAATTTGAAGCATATGGATATAAAAGAGATGAAAATGCACGATGGATttgaagaaagaaagagaaacgAGGCAAGTGGATGGCCGTCATTGGGTTCTCCCGTTGGCCAGGTGGTGATGGAAAAACGGGCCCGTTTGAGAGAGGACGGGCAGAGCAAGGTCAGGAATGGCAGAGTCGTTGGGATGGAGgagggaggcggaggaggaggaaagcCAGATGGAGAGGTGGAAGGGGGGACGGAGAGGGGGAGGGGGTgccagagaaaaagagagaatggGTGCCAAGCAAAATGGAGACTGACACAAAATGATGGCACGAGACACAGAGAG
The nucleotide sequence above comes from Stigmatopora argus isolate UIUO_Sarg chromosome 22, RoL_Sarg_1.0, whole genome shotgun sequence. Encoded proteins:
- the LOC144068034 gene encoding transgelin-like, whose protein sequence is MANRGPSYGLTREVQNKIDKKYDPELEEILVEWIMAQCGPSVNRPESGRGGFQEWLKNGCVLSELINSLSAPNKLIKNVRGSGMAFVQMEQISLFLTAAEKYGVTKTDIFQTVDLYESKDMAAVQRTLAALGSLAVTKDDGNYKGDPSWFHKKAQENRRDFSEEQLSEGKNVIGLQMGTNKLASQAGMTGYGRPRQIINNK